One genomic window of Halogeometricum rufum includes the following:
- the glmS gene encoding glutamine--fructose-6-phosphate transaminase (isomerizing), with amino-acid sequence MCGITACIGQDDTVEPLLEGLERLEYRGYDSAGLAVKNGSSIQLNKKTGEVEELVAAVESNPMSGSLGIGHTRWATHGGVTDENAHPHTDESGRVAVVHNGIIGNYQSLKTELESRGHVFASETDTEVVPHLIEEELNNGATPEEAFRSAIARLSGTYAITAIIGEEEAIYATRSGSPLCLGIGPGQYFLASDVPAFVQHTDQVVYLHDGDFVKVTKDGYEITDGAGRSVSREVQRVEWSAETASKGGYEHFMLKEIHEQPGSLRNTIHGRLNALTGTVELDEFPPETFADVDQVQFVGMGTSYHAAMYASSMLSSRGVPAYAFQAGEYGLVSPPVTDNTLVIAVTQSGETADTLDAIRRAKSAGADTVAVTNTVGSSITRECEDTLLIRAGPEIGVAATKTFCSQVTALSLLGERLVEDITGTRTSDGRELVEALSRLPGHVQEILDTSVAPALAQELHDSDSYFFIGRGVGHSAALEGALKFKEITYEHAEGFAASELKHGPLALVTPNTPVFALFTGFEDEATLSSMKEVQARGAPVIAVTSKTDSEIAEFADYVLSIPETHPDVAGIPASVQLQLVAYHAADLLDRPIDKPRNLAKSVTVH; translated from the coding sequence GTTAGAAGGACTCGAACGGCTCGAGTACCGGGGATACGACTCCGCGGGCCTCGCCGTCAAGAACGGCTCTAGCATCCAGCTGAACAAGAAGACGGGCGAGGTCGAAGAACTCGTCGCAGCCGTCGAATCGAACCCCATGTCGGGCAGCCTCGGTATCGGGCACACCCGCTGGGCCACTCACGGCGGCGTCACCGACGAGAACGCGCACCCGCACACCGACGAGTCGGGGCGCGTCGCCGTCGTCCACAACGGCATCATCGGGAACTACCAGTCGCTGAAGACGGAACTGGAGTCCCGCGGCCACGTGTTCGCCAGCGAGACGGACACCGAAGTCGTCCCGCACCTCATCGAGGAGGAACTGAACAACGGCGCGACGCCCGAGGAGGCGTTCCGTTCGGCCATCGCCCGCCTCTCCGGCACGTACGCCATCACCGCCATCATCGGCGAAGAGGAGGCCATCTACGCGACCCGGTCGGGGTCGCCGCTCTGTCTCGGCATCGGGCCGGGCCAGTACTTCCTCGCCAGCGACGTACCGGCGTTCGTCCAGCACACCGATCAGGTGGTCTATCTCCACGACGGCGACTTCGTGAAGGTGACGAAGGACGGCTACGAGATAACCGACGGCGCGGGCCGGTCCGTCTCCCGGGAGGTCCAGCGCGTCGAGTGGAGCGCCGAGACGGCGAGCAAGGGCGGCTACGAGCACTTCATGCTCAAGGAGATTCACGAGCAACCGGGGTCGCTCCGCAACACCATCCACGGCCGACTGAACGCGCTCACGGGAACCGTCGAACTCGACGAGTTCCCGCCGGAGACGTTCGCCGACGTGGACCAGGTCCAGTTCGTCGGGATGGGCACCTCGTACCACGCCGCCATGTACGCCTCGTCGATGCTCTCCTCGCGGGGAGTCCCGGCGTACGCGTTCCAGGCCGGCGAGTACGGACTCGTCAGCCCGCCGGTGACGGACAACACGCTGGTCATCGCCGTCACGCAGAGCGGTGAGACGGCGGACACCCTCGACGCCATCCGGCGCGCCAAGAGCGCCGGCGCCGACACCGTCGCGGTCACCAACACCGTCGGGTCGTCCATCACGCGGGAGTGCGAGGACACGCTCCTCATCCGCGCGGGCCCCGAAATCGGCGTCGCCGCGACCAAGACGTTCTGCTCGCAGGTCACCGCCCTGTCGCTCCTCGGCGAGCGACTCGTCGAGGACATCACGGGCACGCGCACCTCGGACGGCCGCGAACTCGTCGAGGCGCTCTCGCGCCTCCCCGGTCACGTCCAGGAGATACTCGACACCTCCGTGGCGCCGGCGCTCGCACAGGAACTCCACGACAGCGACTCGTACTTCTTCATCGGCCGGGGCGTCGGGCACTCGGCCGCGCTGGAGGGGGCGCTGAAGTTCAAAGAGATCACGTACGAGCACGCCGAGGGGTTCGCCGCCTCGGAGTTGAAGCACGGACCGCTGGCGCTCGTCACGCCGAACACGCCCGTCTTCGCGCTGTTCACCGGCTTCGAGGACGAGGCGACGCTGAGCAGCATGAAGGAGGTACAGGCGCGCGGCGCGCCCGTCATCGCCGTCACGAGCAAGACGGACAGCGAGATAGCGGAGTTCGCGGACTACGTGCTCTCCATCCCCGAGACGCACCCGGACGTCGCCGGCATCCCCGCCAGCGTCCAACTCCAACTCGTCGCCTACCACGCCGCGGACCTCCTCGACCGGCCCATCGACAAACCGCGTAACCTCGCGAAGTCGGTGACGGTCCACTGA